In Cydia amplana chromosome 2, ilCydAmpl1.1, whole genome shotgun sequence, the following proteins share a genomic window:
- the LOC134661061 gene encoding juvenile hormone epoxide hydrolase-like, with the protein MARVLFLVPLYALAAVGIYYMFLTKPPPVPEVDLNAWWGPNELKSKQDTSIRPFKVTFSESMVKHLKERLKNHRKWTPPLENVGFEYGFNSKQLDSWVSYWAEKYNFQEREKFFNKFPHFKTNIQGLDIHFIRVKPEVPAGVEVVPVLFMHGWPGSVREFYEALPLLTTVSKDRDFAIEAIVPSLPGYGFSDAAVRPGLDATKVAVVFRNLMHRLGFKKFYAQGGDWGSAVGTSMASLFPDEVLGWHTNFAMVQSPYAMVQMLVGSVLPSLVVEPHLAERLYPLGKTFSFVMEESGYMHIQATKPDTVGVALSDSPSGLMAYILEKFSTWTNPNWRSRADGGLEERFTRDQLIDNLMVYWSTNSITTSVRLYAESFGNDIGRTLNRIPTFVPTWILQARHELLYQPPSILKEKFPNTVGITVLEDGGHFIAFEMPETLAADVLKAISAFRKLDKSKLKTEL; encoded by the exons ATGGCTCGCGTTCTCTTCCTGGTTCCCTTATACGCCCTGGCGGCTGTGGGGATATACTACATGTTCCTGACGAAACCTCCACCCGTTCCTGAGGTGGACCTGAACGCGTGGTGGGGACCAAATGAGCTGAAGAGCAAGCAGGACACAAGCATCAGGCCGTTCAAGGTCACGTTCAGCGAATCT ATGGTCAAACACCTCAAAGAGCGCCTGAAGAACCATCGCAAGTGGACCCCTCCGCTGGAGAACGTCGGCTTCGAATACGGCTTCAACAGCAAGCAGCTGGACAGCTGGGTCTCGTACTGGGCAGAGAAGTACAACTTCCAGGAGAGGGAGAAGTTCTTTAACAAGTTCCCTCACTTCAAGACCAATATCCAGGGGCTGGATATACATTTCATCAGGGTTAAGCCTGAG gtCCCAGCAGGAGTGGAAGTGGTCCCCGTGTTGTTCATGCACGGCTGGCCAGGGTCAGTCAGGGAGTTCTACGAGGCGCTGCCTCTCCTGACCACCGTCAGCAAGGACCGGGACTTCGCCATCGAGGCCATCGTTCCCAGTCTGCCAGGATACGGATTCTCTGAT GCTGCAGTCCGCCCAGGACTCGACGCCACTAAAGTTGCAGTGGTGTTCAGGAACCTGATGCACCGCCTCGGCTTCAAGAAGTTCTACGCCCAGGGAGGAGACTGGGGCAGCGCGGTTGGCACCAGCATGGCTTCGTTGTTCCCTGAT GAGGTCCTCGGCTGGCATACGAACTTCGCCATGGTGCAGTCCCCCTACGCCATGGTACAGATGCTCGTGGGCTCCGTACTTCCCTCCCTAGTGGTGGAACCTCACCTGGCAGAGCGTTTGTATCCGCTCGGCAAGACCTTCTCGTTCGTAATGGAGGAGTCGGGATACATGCATATTCAGGCTACTAAACCGGATACTGTTG GCGTAGCCCTCTCGGACTCCCCATCCGGCCTCATGGCCTACATTCTCGAGAAGTTCTCCACCTGGACCAACCCCAACTGGAGATCTCGCGCCGACGGCGGTCTCGAAGAGCGCTTCACCCGCGACCAGCTCATTGATAACCTGATGGTGTACTGGTCTACGAACTCCATTACTACGTCTGTAAGGCTGTATGCTGAGAGTTTTGGAAACGACATCGGACGGACGCTTAACAG AATCCCAACCTTCGTGCCCACGTGGATCCTCCAGGCCAGACACGAGCTCTTGTACCAGCCGCCATCCATCCTCAAAGAGAAGTTCCCCAACACCGTCGGTATAACGGTTCTCGAAGACGGCGGCCATTTCATCGCATTCGAGATGCCGGAGACGCTGGCCGCAGATGTGTTGAAGGCGATCAGTGCCTTTAGGAAATTGGACAAGAGCAAGTTGAAGACTGAGCTGTAA
- the LOC134661448 gene encoding juvenile hormone epoxide hydrolase-like: MVRVLTIISFLVIGAAGWLYWFWKNDLLAPLDPQEWWGSMELKGGDTSVRPFKVKFSEEMIVDLKCRLLNTRAPPPPLEGVAFQYGFNSLHLNSWKEYWAQKYNFTEREQFFNQFQQFKTNVQGMDLHFIWVRPKMRPGVKVLPLLLLHGWPGSVREFYELIPLLTRKPIHGFVFEVIVPSLPGFGFSDSPVRQGMGGPQTAILLKNLMERLGHKQFYMQGGDWGGIVAADLATLYPEAVLGFHTNLPTVQHPCAIALAGLSFIFPSWMVDPEVVDRTNKLRLYWRAGGYLTLQATKPDTISIALTESPLGLLVYILEKFSSGTNPGLEERPDEGLLEKFSRDQLLDNAMTYWLGGTTAARIYADGFQDRMKRWRLSIKSTPVPTWVLQAKYEILYQTPAAIRFKFPNLLNVTVLHRGGHFIAFEEPEALAEDVFTAVKAFTEFHERK, encoded by the exons ATGGTTAGAGTATTGACAATTATATCATTCCTGGTGATCGGAGCAGCTGGTTGGCTATATTGGTTTTGGAAAAATGATCTGTTGGCACCTTTGGACCCCCAGGAGTGGTGGGGGTCGATGGAACTGAAGGGGGGTGATACGAGTGTGAGGCCCTTTAAAGTGAAATTTAGTGAGGAG ATGATAGTAGACCTGAAATGCCGTCTACTCAACACCCGCGCACCCCCTCCCCCGCTAGAGGGCGTAGCCTTCCAGTACGGCTTCAACAGTCTTCATCTGAACTCCTGGAAGGAGTACTGGGCGCAGAAGTATAATTTTACGGAGAGGGAGCAGTTCTTCAACCAGTTCCAGCAGTTCAAGACGAATGTGCAGGGGATGGATCTGCATTTTATTTGGGTTAGGCCAAAG ATGAGGCCAGGTGTGAAAGTGTTACCACTCCTTCTTCTACACGGCTGGCCAGGGTCCGTGCGAGAGTTCTACGAGTTGATTCCCCTACTGACTAGAAAGCCAATCCATGGATTTGTGTTTGAGGTCATAGTGCCCAGTCTTCCTGGCTTCGGCTTCTCCGAT TCACCCGTGCGTCAAGGTATGGGCGGGCCTCAGACCGCCATCCTTCTCAAGAACTTGATGGAGCGGTTAGGGCACAAACAGTTCTACATGCAAGGGGGGGACTGGGGGGGTATCGTTGCTGCAGACCTGGCCACGCTGTACCCTGAGGCTGTGCTGGGGTTTCACACCAACCTACCTACAGTACAG CATCCGTGTGCCATAGCGTTGGCTGGTCtaagttttatatttccttCTTGGATGGTAGACCCGGAGGTCGTGGACCGGACTAACAAACTTCGGCTGTATTGGCGAGCTGGTGGCTACTTGACCTTGCAGGCCACCAAACCGGACACAATTA GCATCGCTCTGACGGAATCGCCTCTAGGTCTCCTAGTCTACATTCTCGAGAAGTTCTCCTCAGGCACCAACCCTGGCCTCGAGGAGCGGCCTGACGAGGGTCTGCTGGAGAAGTTCTCAAGAGACCAGCTCCTGGATAATGCGATGACGTACTGGCTTGGCGGGACAACAGCAGCCAGGATTTATGCTGATGGGTTTCAGGACAGGATGAAGAGATGGAGACTGTCTAT AAAATCCACACCAGTCCCGACCTGGGTCCTCCAAGCCAAGTACGAGATCCTGTACCAGACCCCAGCGGCCATCAGATTCAAGTTCCCCAACCTGCTGAACGTGACCGTGCTGCATAGAGGAGGACATTTCATCGCCTTTGAGGAGCCTGAAGCATTAGCTGAGGATGTGTTTACGGCTGTGAAGGCCTTTACGGAGTTCCATGAGagaaaataa